The Merismopedia glauca CCAP 1448/3 genomic sequence TGGAATTGAAAGATCTACAATAACTAAGTTTGGCTGAATTACCGTTAGCTGAGTTAACACTTCCTCAGCAGTTTTGACTGTAATAATTTCAGCTTCGGGATATTGTTGTTTAATAACTTTAACCGTTCCTTCTAAGATTAAAGCATGATCGTCAACAATTAGAATTGTTGGTGGCTCACCAGCAATATTGTTTCGATCCATAATCTAGCTCCTCAAGAAATATATTGTATCTACAGCGATCGTAAATGACTTGTGGGACAGCTACAATAGCTACCCCACTTACTTTGCTATTTTACTTTTGATTTAGAGATATAACATAATTAAGTCCCTCTTTACTTATTTACATTTCTATATAGATGTAAGCAATCAGTAGTTGTAACTTCTAAATCTATCTAAGTTATATTGATGTTGACGCTGTAATTGTCTGTTGAGAAGCTCATACTCCGTACAAGCATACGAGTTACCTTGGTAACAACTACTAATGAGTGCTTCCTGCCGTTTTTGTGCTTCGTATGGATCGATTCGATCGATAGTATCATCTATTTCAGAGATTGTTTCCCCTCTCTCTCTAAGTATTGCCCTTAATTCAGGATCGTAAGCTTGAGCGCTGGCATCATTTACTATAGTTAAAGTTGATAGACAAGCTACACAAGCAGTTAAAACCATTTTACGGATCGCCATTTATTTTGTCTCCTACTAGTTCGATTAATTGGCGTGCTTCTCTTCGCAACCTATATTTAATACTTTAATGACTGCGATTTAATAGGTCACTTACGATTTATGCAGTCATCTTTGTAGAATAGAGCGATCGCTATTTCACTTTTGTGAATTGACAGAAGATGCCGACAATGTTATAACTCTTCATTCTCCAAATATACAGCTACATAAAAGTGTAATTTGACCTTCTAATTTAAGAGATAGACTATACTCAAAAATCCTTGATTCATCATCTCCGACTTTGGCAATATAGCGGTTAGAGTTCAGCAACTAACTAATAGTTATACGGAGCATTGAGATGATTAAAAGTTTAGGAAAACTAATGCAAACAGTAGCACCAGTCATCCCCGCAGTAGTAGGTGGTATGCAAATGCTTGCTCAGCGTGAAAGATCTCAAGCCACTCAAGCTAATGCAGAAGCACAAATCGCTCAAGCCGCAGCCACAGTCGATATTGCTCAAGTTCAAGCTAGCGAACATATCAATGCAATCAATGCAGATGTAGCTGCATACTTAGGTAATGTTGATGCTACCGTTAATGCCATAAATGCTGATGCAGCGACTTATATTGCAGATACTATTGCCACAACAAATATGGTTGATTATGCGGCTGCGGCAGAAATGACAGATGCGATCGCTGGTGTAGATGCTGTTGGTGAATTAGCCAATTTAGCAAATACAGATGAAGGCGTAAATGTTCTTTCTTCATTGCTAGATAGTATTTTAAATTGGTAGTTTCCAAATAATGCCAGCAATTTAGGTTGAATAAATCACAGTTTTTAGGAGTTAATTATGTTCTCGAAAAAGATGATTTTGGCTGCGATTGCTACAGCTTCAATTGGTTTGCCAATATGTCCTGCGGCTGAAGCTAGCCCCAATTTCAGAAGTCTATTCCGATTCGTGACAAATAATAGTGGCAAGATTATCAGAGTAGCTAATACAGGTAGAAAAATTTACCAACGCTATCAGGTTGTACAGCAAGTATATGAGTATGTCTATGGCGCACCAACTCTATTAGTTACCTTCCAAGATACTAACTCAGGACAATTTTATCGAGTTTGCGTAAACCAAAATAACGGACAGAGTTATTACTGTTAGACAATCAAAATTTGATGATAGTTGAACGGCAGTTAATTCGTAAGTGGTAGAGGCATTATTTTCATGCCTTTACCGCGATCGCAACGTACCAATTTAGGTTAGATCAAACCCAATGTTAGCGTAGGCATAACCCAACACCTCGACTAGACTCGATGACCACACATTACATATAGGAAAATACAATGATAGGTAATATTATGCCCAGTCTTCTCAACGCATTCAAATCTCAAAAATACATGACCTCTTTTGAGGCAGAAATTGCCCAAGCCGATCTTAAATTTCAGTGCATAGCTTGGCGAGAACTAATTCAAGTTAATATTAGTAAACCGGGACAAATGTTGTTTACTGTACTGGTCAATCGCGCTATTATTTGCTTGATTGATGAGATATATAAAGGTAATATTCAGCCTTTTGCAAGTATTGATGAAGCCATCCGATGTGCAGCAATTGAATTAGCTCAACCCTTTAGAGGTCGATTTAATTTTAGAGCCAGATATTACTTTTGGATGATGTCATGGAGTGCTAATTTTTTCTGGAATCTACCTTTTATGAAAAATAAACAGTGGGCGATCGCTGGAAAGGTGACAAATATGAAAATAGGCAAGATGCGTAACGAAGTTATCAGGATTATTCGAGCAAACCTTTAAGCGATCGCGGTAATGTTTTTCTAGAAAATTACATCTACTTTCTAGAAGCTCCCAAAAATTCCTGACTGAAATTATTGCACATTTCGTGAAAACAATTCAAAGGTATACTATGAAATATTTGAGTACCACAGCTTCTTTAAGTATTTTGATCGTCGCTTCTTTATTTTTTACTGTTAGCTATAGAGGTCAAGCTCAAGAATCTACAGATTCTTCGACAAGAGGCATTCAGATAGCAAATCAAACAACTAACAATCCATCCACCGAAGTGCAACCGCCAGCTTCTCAAAACTCAAACGGAGTGCGGACTCGCATTGGCGATCGTTACATGAATTGCGCTGTTACAGCCGATAGAAGTGGCATGACTTGTACTGAAGAAAGCAAACAGGAAAACTCTAACTGGAAAGTTGAAGTGCATTACAGAGGATTTTATCCGCCATCATTTCAGAGTAATTGACCATAATAAAACTCAAAATATCCCAGCAACTTTGGTAACTATAAACACGTCTCATTGAGCAGAAAAAGATGAAGTATTTAACCTCTAAACCAACCTATATGTTTGCATTAACCGTAACTATTCTGAGTTACTCAAGTATTGCATCTGCAACTAACTTCAACAAAGAAATCTCTCCTACATCTGGAACAAGTTTGGTTACTAGAGACACAGTAAAAGCTAGTAAATTACAATTTCCAGCTAACTTACCAAAAACAAGACAAATCTCTCAATATTACCAAACAGTCGTTCCAAATGGGACAATAGTTACATTTTCCTATGCGTCGGGTTACCCTTCAATTACTCGTTCCTACTGCGGGCGAATAATTTACTGGAACGGGGCTAGCTACGATATACAAGTACCTAATATACCACAAACATTTTACAGAGTACCTGAATATTCAATTATTAGGGGTTGTTAAAAATTACAGGTATTATTGCTAGTCCCTCAAGCGATCGAGATGAAAATAAATAGTCATTTTCTATTTCCAAATTGATTGCATTATTCTCTCAGAAATTAACCAGATAGACATTAGACCTCTCATGAAAATCAAATCTATTTCATCGACTGCGGTGGCGAACTCGCCATGAATAACTGTTATGAAGATCGATTTTCATAACAAATCTCTTAACATTATTTACTGTAAACTAAATTTTACAAAAGGAAAGTATCATGATAACTGAATCGATCAAGAAGTGCGTTTTCTTAACAGCAACTGTGATTTCGGTGACCACCTTCTCAAGTAGTTCCCAAGCCCAAAGCATTTGGGCTGGCTTACCGAACCAGAGTCCAAGTGTTACGGACTTTGCTAATTGGATGACTTCTGAGAAAGCCACCGCTTTTTCTGGCTTTAGACATTCTAAATGTCCTAGTAATGCTGTTGACCAATATTACAATGGTTCGCTAGCTCTATGTAATGCCTATCAAACTTATTACGAGCAGAGTATAGATGATATTAATAGAGAAAATACGAGGCTAGATCGAATAATAGAATGTAAAAGGAGCGGCTATAAGTATTGTTATTAGGTAATACTTAAAGTCCGTGTCGAAAAAGTCAATAGCGGACTTTATAACTACTACATATCTCGAATGCTAAACATTTGGGGATTGGTCAAAAGTCACTTTGTCAGGACTAATTACTATCCCCAAACAAATGTTTAATGAGAAATAAAATTTAGAACACACTAATGAAAATATCGATTACCCGCTATATATAACAATATGAAAGCAGTTTGGCATGGTTTAAAGATAGTGGCGATCGCCACTATATTCAATAGTTTAGCAACCTCTCCCATCTTTGCCAGTACAGAAATCTTTGGTCAATCCGGCACAGATGGAATCAATGGTCGTCCTGGCAGAAACGGGATTTCTGCACCAGAGAAAATAATTCAAGCTACTGGACAACCGCAAACAGTAGAACTACTAGGTACTGATGGTGAAAATGGAGAGTCAGGCACTTCAGGCGATTCCGCATCCCAATGTCAACAACCTAGACTAAGAGCTAACAATGTTTGCGGTGCAAAAGGTGGGAGCGGCGGTGATGGTGGTGATGGAGGAAAAGGGGGTAATGGAGGTAGCACCACGATCTATTTCGACAAACTTCCACAACTCAAGAACATTACTCTCCGCAATCGAGGAGGTAGGGGAGGTGTTGGCGGTCAAGCGGGAAATGCAGGTTATGGCTGCAACTGTACTAGAGGTGACTGGATAATTAGTTACTGCGATTGGGTATTAATGTCCCAGGCATTAAACGTTGCTAATGCTCCTTGGACGGGGGTGCAGCGCCACCGATTTCTCTGTTCTGGAGATAGCTTCTATGACGAGCGCAATAATCGACCCGAAGTGCCGCAAGGTAACCAAAATTACCGATATGGCTGGAAATATCTCGGACTTAGCGATCGCCGTAGATATACTTGTGACAATGGGCAATCTGGCAGTCAGGGTCGCCAAGGTCAGGACGGACAAACTGGGAGCTACGGTCAAGTCTCGCTGGTACGGGGAGATAATATTCCTCAAGAGCAAGTGAGTTACAGCGATCGCCCCAGCGCTTTATCTGGTAAAACTATCTCATTACTCAAGAATAATTGGCTTGAAAAAACTGGATTATCCAGCTTGCTAAGTTTTGGTTCTGACGTACCCAACTCGTACCGCATATTGCAAACTGTTAGAGGTAATTTTAAAGTTCTTTGGCAAACCAAAAAGACTTTTGCCGAACTGGGAGATCCAGAAATTAAAGGAACTATCGTCTCATCTGGAGATCTTGATTTAGATATTCCCGGAACTTTAGAATATAAAGTGACAGGCTCGTCTCAGCAAAGATTACTTACTGTCAGTGGAGGTATTGACCCCAAGCGTTTGGCACGCTTGAAATTTGAAGGATTCAATCGCTTTGTCGATCCTCGCAATTTTACTTTACTAGACGAAGCCAACCTCATTTCAGAATTGAAAGGTGTCAGACTTACCGTAACCGTATCCCATCCCGATTTGGGTAGCCAAACAGTTTCATATGCTGTAACTCCTCAATCTTTAAAAACTGAGGGACTTTCGGTGCAAGGCAGATTTTATCAAGTCAGTCTGGGCAATAATTTCGAGCGGTTAGTGCCACCAGGTCAGCGAGTCAAATATCACATTGAGCTAAACCAAATAACCTGTGCTGGAGTTACATATACATCTGGGATGAGGTTTGATTACAAAGTGGGTATGGTAGATTTTAACCCTCAAGTCGAATATTACTAATCCTAATTAAATGTTCAACTCAATCAGATCTAAACTAAACCGATCTTCAGAAGACTTGCGATCACTCCTTCCAAATACAGAAGTAGAAAACTAAAATAAACCCAATCATGTCAGTCAATTTAGAACCAATACTTTCACCTTCTCCCAATAGCTTTGGAATGGAAGAAACTAAAATAGATCCCTATGCCAAACTATTCATCGCCATGCGCTACTGGCTATTAGGAAAAGGTTTATACCGCGCCCTCAACGCCCTAGAATATGCCAGTAAACTGCATACAGGCGTGCGTAAAGATGGCGTGACGCGAGAATATTCCCATCAACTCTCCATCGGGCATTATATTAGGTCAATCTCCACCAGCTTAACTAATCCTGAAGAGTGTTTGGCAACAGTTTTCCTGCACGATGTTTGTGAAGATTGCGGTATTGCTGTAGAAGAAATCGAAGCTCAATTTGGCTCTACTGTTAGCGAAGCCGTATGGCTGTTAACTAAGAAATATCGAGCCGAAAAAAAGCCTCTAGATCGATATTACGGCAACATCTCTCAAAATCCCATAGCCTCCATCGTCAAAGGAGCAGATCGCATCCACAACGTTCAGAGTATGCTAGGAGTCTTCGATTTGTCAAAACAGCAGCAATACATCCAAGAAACCCAAGAATATATTCTACCAGCACTGAAAGAAGCGCGGCGCAAATTTCCCCAGCAAGAACCAGCTTATGAAAATATCAAACATATGCTACAAAGCCAGATTGAACTATTATCAGCCGTACACAAAGCCCTAGATAGCGATCGCATTTCTCTACCACCTTCCTAAGTTTCCCTCCAAAGTTGTAATATCCATAACTTAAGTGGGACAGTCTCCAAAACTATCCCACATTTTTTCAACACAACTTACCGAGCGATCGCGCAATATGCCTAACACAGCAATTTGATATAATTATTAGCAGATATTACCCTCATGTTCTCAAACTTATGAATATTCAACTACCACCAGATCGAGAGAAGTTTATCCAAACACAAATTACTACAGGTCGATATGAAAATGCTTCAGCAGTTATTACCAAAGCCTTAAAACTATTGGAAGAGTGGGAAAAAGGCTATCAAAATTGGGTCGGAGAAACTCGCCATGAAATAGAAATAGGTACACAGCAATTAGATAGAGGAGAAGGTATTGATGGCGAAATTGTAGTTGGCAGGCTGCGGGATAAATTGCGTCAAGCAAGAGAAAATTTGGCATGAAGCAACATATTATTTCTCCAGAAGCTACTCAAGATTTAGAATCGATAATTGATTACTTTGCTACTTATAATATCGAGGCTGGAGAGCGTTTTCTTAATGACTTTTCTCAAAAGTGCAAGTATCTAGCAAACTTCCCCAATATGGGACGCAGTTATGCAGATATAAAAGAAAATTTACGTGGCTTACCTATAGATAGTTACATCATTTTTTACCGACCTACAAATACAGGAATTGAAATTATCCGGGTAGTTAGCGGTTATAGAAATTTAGAATCTTTATTTACCGATTCAGTAGATGATTAAACCAGAAATTACTTTCAAAAATTTCCAGCGCGATCACATTATCCCTTCCCTCAAACCATCTCAAAACCAGGTTTAAAATGTTCAACTCAATTAGATCTAAAGTAAACCAATCTCAAGAAAAATTGCGATCGCTCCTCGCTCAATACATCATCTTTCACAAAGATACCAAACAGTTAATTCTCACCACCAATTTAGCGAATTTTAATGGCGAAGATAGCTATTGCACGACACCTGGCAGAATAACTACAATGGCGCAAGCGTGCGCGGCTAGCGCCATCTTGCAAGGCATCCAGTTGGGAACTGCCATCCTACCAGATGACTATTGCTATTGAATCAATATTAGTAGTACAATTATACTAGCAATAATGGTAAATCACCTTACTATATACTGAGAAGCGTATGAAAGCAGAGCTTCTCAAAAGATTATTTAGGGCGATCGCCGTTGACGACAGAGAAGCGATCGATAAATTGTCCTACCTAGTAATCGAAGAAGAACGCCGCAAAGGACACACACTTCTAGCCCAACAGCTAGAAAATATTGCCAAAAAGAACAGACAGGATAATTCTCTTGTCGAATCTCGTAACGTTGCTCGCGAACGCAATATAGGCAAGACATCTACCCTGATGGGTGTCAGTGAGGCTCTAGCTGGCACTCTAGTCAAACAACAAGAAGCTTTAAGCGAATTGCCGACTAGCAAGCGATTTAACACGCCTCTAGTTACAGTTATTCCCAGAGAAAAACTGCGGCATCACATGATATTGCCAGAAAACGTGGAAAAGAGGTTTCAAAGAATCGAACGTGAGTATGCAGCTAGAGACAGGCTAGCTCATCACGGGCTGCGTTACAGACAAAAAATTTTGCTATACGGTTCGCCAGGTTGCGGGAAAACATTGGGAGCAGAGCGTTTAGCTTGGAATACTGGCTTACCACTACTCAAAGTTAGATTTGATGCAATGGTATCGTCCTTTTTGGGTGAAACAGCCAGTAATTTAAGACTTGTATTTGAGGAAGCCGCGAAAAGTCCGTGTTTGTTGTTCCTAGATGAATGCGATTCTATTGCTAAGTCGAGAGAAGACAATCAAGAAGTGGGAGAGATTAAGCGCGTAGTTAATACTTTCCTGCAAATATTAGATGAATATCAGCCTGTTTCCGGTCTTTTAGTGGCAGCTACTAATTTCAACCAAGCTCTTGATAATGCTCTTTGGAGACGATTTGATGACTTGATAGAAGTCCCCAAACCAGGAGAAAAAGAGTTGGAGTTTATCTTAAAAGAGACGCTATCAGCAATGGAATTAGGTTATATTAATTGGTCTGAGATTGTTAAGCAAATGAAAGACTTTTCGGCTGCTCAAGCTGTAAGAGTTGCACAAGATGCCGCTAAACGGGCAATACTTGAGAGAGAAGAGTTAGTAATTCAGGAACACTTACAAGAAGCTATTAAAGAAATCAAAGTTTCCTGGAATTAATGTTTGGTGTGTGGAGAATTAAATGATTGAAGGAGCTAAAAGGTTTCCTCACGTTCAGCTTAAACTGGCAAGAGAAGGAACGGCAAAACCAGCTACAGGAGGAGGAAGTAAAAGAACAAATCCCATAACAGCAAGCAATAGAAGCGATCGCTGGGGACATGGAAATAAATTGAAAGGTTCTGTATCTTCTATCGTGGCAGACTGGCAATCTTCTACAGAGGAAAGAAAACAAGAAGAAAAACCGGAACTACCTCCCGCACGACGTATTATTTTACAAGTCGATCCCGATACTTTCGATCCAGACAAACTTAAGGGTTATGGAATAGAGGTAATTGGCGATTTAGAAGATGGATATATCATCGGTGCATCAGCAAATTTAGAACTTACTGAATTACAAAAGAAAATAAAGAAGTTTCTTGAGGAAGAAAGAGGAGGAGGAACTGTCCCCGAAATTTGGGAATTAATTGATGGAAAGAGAAAACCAGAGTTAATTCTTTCGCCTGAATTATGGAATCATTGGGATAAAGTTCAACATGAACAAATATATACAGTTGATGTAGGGTTTGCCTGTATGGGAGCCAAGACCAAATTATCTGATTGCCCTACAATAAAAGATGATGAAAGTATTGATAAATATAGTAAAAAGCTTAACCGATGGATTGAGAAGCGTGACATAACATATCAAGAATGGGATGAGTTAAAATCTGTCAGAGAAGAGGAAGTAATAAAATTTGTAGTTGATGATTACAAAGGAGAAATCTTATCTATTACAGATGGTGAAACAACTAGATTTGTAGAGCTACCAGATAGTTTCTCTTGTCGTATTCAAATTTCTGGAAAAGGATTAAAAGATTTAGTTTTTAACTTTCCTTATATTTTTGAAGTTAGCGAACCAGATAAATTCGCCGAACTAGTTCAAGGTCAGACTTCATCAGTATTTACAGAAACAACTTTTGAATTACAGCCTCCTGAACCAGAGGCACCTAAAGTATGTGTAATTGATAGTGGGATTCAAGAGAAACATCCGTTATTAAAAGTAGCAATTGATTCAGTAAACTCAACTTGTTGGATTCCTAAAGAAAGAGATAAAACTGCTGATTATGTGGGTAATGGTGGACATGGAACTAGAGTTGCTGGAGCAATACTTTATCCCAGAAATATTCCTCGTAACGGCAAACAACAAGCAATTTGTTGGTTACAAAATGCCAGAGTTTTAGATTCTCATTGTAAGTTACAAAACAAACCATTTCCTGCTGATTTAATTATAGAAATAGTTAATTTTTATCATGTAAAACATAATACTAGAATATTTAAGCTGTAGTGGGACATGAAGGCTGGAATAACGATCCAGATGCTTTCGTTCCTTATTCTTTAGTTGTTAGCTTTGAGGCAACGGGTGTTAATATTCCAATTTATTCCTTGATTGAAGCACAACAGAAAATTGAAGTTAAGC encodes the following:
- a CDS encoding HD domain-containing protein codes for the protein MSVNLEPILSPSPNSFGMEETKIDPYAKLFIAMRYWLLGKGLYRALNALEYASKLHTGVRKDGVTREYSHQLSIGHYIRSISTSLTNPEECLATVFLHDVCEDCGIAVEEIEAQFGSTVSEAVWLLTKKYRAEKKPLDRYYGNISQNPIASIVKGADRIHNVQSMLGVFDLSKQQQYIQETQEYILPALKEARRKFPQQEPAYENIKHMLQSQIELLSAVHKALDSDRISLPPS
- a CDS encoding type II toxin-antitoxin system ParD family antitoxin, which produces MNIQLPPDREKFIQTQITTGRYENASAVITKALKLLEEWEKGYQNWVGETRHEIEIGTQQLDRGEGIDGEIVVGRLRDKLRQARENLA
- a CDS encoding type II toxin-antitoxin system RelE/ParE family toxin, which translates into the protein MKQHIISPEATQDLESIIDYFATYNIEAGERFLNDFSQKCKYLANFPNMGRSYADIKENLRGLPIDSYIIFYRPTNTGIEIIRVVSGYRNLESLFTDSVDD
- a CDS encoding ATP-binding protein, with product MKAELLKRLFRAIAVDDREAIDKLSYLVIEEERRKGHTLLAQQLENIAKKNRQDNSLVESRNVARERNIGKTSTLMGVSEALAGTLVKQQEALSELPTSKRFNTPLVTVIPREKLRHHMILPENVEKRFQRIEREYAARDRLAHHGLRYRQKILLYGSPGCGKTLGAERLAWNTGLPLLKVRFDAMVSSFLGETASNLRLVFEEAAKSPCLLFLDECDSIAKSREDNQEVGEIKRVVNTFLQILDEYQPVSGLLVAATNFNQALDNALWRRFDDLIEVPKPGEKELEFILKETLSAMELGYINWSEIVKQMKDFSAAQAVRVAQDAAKRAILEREELVIQEHLQEAIKEIKVSWN
- a CDS encoding S8 family serine peptidase — encoded protein: MIEGAKRFPHVQLKLAREGTAKPATGGGSKRTNPITASNRSDRWGHGNKLKGSVSSIVADWQSSTEERKQEEKPELPPARRIILQVDPDTFDPDKLKGYGIEVIGDLEDGYIIGASANLELTELQKKIKKFLEEERGGGTVPEIWELIDGKRKPELILSPELWNHWDKVQHEQIYTVDVGFACMGAKTKLSDCPTIKDDESIDKYSKKLNRWIEKRDITYQEWDELKSVREEEVIKFVVDDYKGEILSITDGETTRFVELPDSFSCRIQISGKGLKDLVFNFPYIFEVSEPDKFAELVQGQTSSVFTETTFELQPPEPEAPKVCVIDSGIQEKHPLLKVAIDSVNSTCWIPKERDKTADYVGNGGHGTRVAGAILYPRNIPRNGKQQAICWLQNARVLDSHCKLQNKPFPADLIIEIVNFYHVKHNTRIFKL